A window of Rattus norvegicus strain BN/NHsdMcwi chromosome 14, GRCr8, whole genome shotgun sequence contains these coding sequences:
- the Rpl28l3 gene encoding large ribosomal subunit protein eL28-like produces the protein MSAHLQWMVVRNCSSFLIKRNKQTYSTEPNNLKARNSLRYNGLIHRKTVGVEPAADGKGVVVVMKRRSGQRKPATSYVRTTINKNAPATLSSIRQMIRKNKYRPGAGDLAQW, from the coding sequence ATGTCCGCGCATCTGCAATGGATGGTCGTTCGGAACTGCTCCAGTTTCTTGATCAAGAGGAATAAGCAGACGTACAGCACAGAGCCCAATAATCTGAAGGCCCGAAACTCCTTACGCTACAACGGGCTAATTCACCGCAAGACCGTTGGAGTGGAGCCCGCGGCTGATGGCAAAGGGGTCGTGGTGGTTATGAAACGCAGATCCGGTCAGCGAAAACCTGCCACTTCCTACGTGAGGACCACCATCAACAAGAATGCTCCGGCTACCCTCAGCAGCATCAGGCAGATGATCCGAAAGAACAAGTACcgccctggggctggggatttagctcagtggtag